In one Solanum lycopersicum chromosome 11, SLM_r2.1 genomic region, the following are encoded:
- the TBG5 gene encoding beta-galactosidase 5 has product MERRSGYCLSVIMLVFGVVFLHCLVMTSFAANVTYDHRALVVDGRRRVLISGSIHYPRSTPDMWPDLIQKSKDGGLDVIETYVFWNLHEPVRNQYDFEGRKDLINFVKLVEKAGLFVHIRIGPYVCAEWNYGGFPLWLHFIPGIEFRTDNEPFKAEMKRFTAKIVDMIKQENLYASQGGPVILSQIENEYGNGDIESRYGPRAKPYVNWAASMATSLNTGVPWVMCQQPDAPPSVINTCNGFYCDQFKQNSDKTPKMWTENWTGWFLSFGGPVPYRPVEDIAFAVARFFQRGGTFQNYYMYHGGTNFGRTSGGPFIATSYDYDAPLDEYGLINQPKWGHLKDLHKAIKLCEAAMVATEPNITSLGSNIEVSVYKTDSQCAAFLANTATQSDAAVSFNGNSYHLPPWSVSILPDCKNVAFSTAKINSASTISTFVTRSSEADASGGSLSGWTSVNEPVGISNENAFTRMGLLEQINTTADKSDYLWYSLSVNIKNDEPFLQDGSATVLHVKTLGHVLHAYINGKLSGSGKGNSRHSNFTIEVPVTLVPGENKIDLLSATVGLQNYGAFFDLKGAGITGPVQLKGFKNGSTTDLSSKQWTYQVGLKGEDLGLSNGGSTLWKSQTALPTNQPLIWYKASFDAPAGDTPLSMDFTGMGKGEAWVNGQSIGRFWPAYIAPNDGCTDPCNYRGGYNAEKCLKNCGKPSQLLYHVPRSWLKSSGNVLVLFEEMGGDPTKLSFATREIQSVCSRISDAHPLPIDMWASEDDARKKSGPTLSLECPHPNQVISSIKFASFGTPQGTCGSFIHGRCSSSNALSIVKKACIGSKSCSLGVSINAFGDPCKGVAKSLAVEASCT; this is encoded by the exons ATGGAAAGAAGAAGTGGGTATTGTTTATCAGTTATAATGTTAGTGTTTGGAGTGGTTTTCTTGCATTGTTTGGTGATGACGTCATTTGCCGCTAATGTGACGTATGATCACCGGGCATTGGTTGTTGACGGAAGGAGAAGAGTTTTGATCTCCGGTTCAATACATTATCCTCGGAGTACTCCTGAT ATGTGGCCAGACCTTATACAGAAATCAAAAGATGGAGGATTGGATGTTATAGAGACTTATGTTTTCTGGAACCTTCATGAACCTGTTCGAAATCAG TATGATTTTGAAGGAAGGAAAGATTTGATTAATTTTGTGAAGTTGGTGGAGAAAGCTGGCTTATTTGTTCATATAAGGATTGGGCCTTATGTTTGTGCAGAATGGAACTATGG TGGGTTTCCTCTTTGGTTGCATTTCATTCCTGGAATTGAATTTCGAACCGACAATGAACCGTTCAAG GCAGAAATGAAGCGATTCACAGCTAAAATTGTTGACATGATCAAGCAAGAAAATCTATATGCATCCCAGGGTGGGCCGGTTATCTTGTCTCAG ATAGAAAATGAGTATGGCAATGGTGATATTGAGTCTCGTTATGGTCCTCGTGCCAAACCTTACGTGAACTGGGCAGCATCAATGGCTACGTCTTTAAATACGGGAGTGCCATGGGTTATGTGTCAGCAACCAGATGCCCCTCCTTCCGTT ATTAACACTTGCAATGGATTTTATTGTGACCAATTCAAGCAAAATTCCGATAAAACACCCAAGATGTGGACTGAGAATTGGACCGGATG GTTTCTGTCGTTTGGTGGTCCTGTCCCTTACAGACCAGTGGAAGACATCGCTTTCGCTGTGGCTCGATTTTTCCAGCGAGGCGGAACTTTCCAGAACTATTACATG TACCACGGGGGAACTAACTTTGGGAGAACCAGTGGTGGACCGTTTATTGCAACTAGCTATGACTATGATGCTCCTTTAGATGAGTACG GGCTTATAAATCAACCAAAATGGGGTCACTTGAAAGATCTCCATAAAGCCATAAAGCTTTGTGAGGCTGCAATGGTGGCAACAGAACCAAACATCACTTCTCTGGGCTCTAATATAGAG GTCAGTGTTTATAAAACTGATTCACAGTGTGCTGCATTTCTCGCCAATACTGCTACGCAATCTGATGCGGCTGTGAGCTTCAATGGAAACTCATATCATTTACCTCCATGGTCCGTCAGCATTTTACCTGACTGCAAGAATGTTGCTTTTAGTACTGCAAAG ATTAATTCTGCATCAACCATCTCAACATTTGTTACTCGGTCTTCGGAAGCTGATGCATCTGGTGGATCCCTATCAGGTTGGACTTCGGTGAATGAGCCTGTAGGCATCTCAAATGAAAATGCATTCACGAGAATGGGGTTGTTGGAACAGATAAATACTACAGCTGATAAAAGCGATTATCTCTGGTACTCCCTGAG TgtcaatataaaaaatgatgagCCTTTCCTTCAAGATGGATCTGCAACGGTACTTCATGTGAAAACACTTGGCCATGTTCTTCATGCTTATATTAATGGAAAGCTATCAG GAAGTGGAAAAGGCAACAGTAGACATTCTAACTTTACAATTGAAGTTCCAGTCACACTTGTGCCTGGAGAAAACAAAATTGACCTGTTGAGTGCGACTGTGGGACTTCAG AACTATGGAGCATTCTTTGATCTCAAGGGAGCAGGGATTACGGGTCCAGTGCAATTGAAAGGTTTCAAAAATGGCTCTACTACTGATCTTTCATCAAAGCAGTGGACATATCAG GTTGGATTGAAAGGAGAAGATTTGGGCTTATCTAATGGAGGTTCTACACTTTGGAAGTCACAAACTGCATTGCCTACAAACCAACCATTAATATGGTATAAG GCAAGTTTTGATGCTCCTGCTGGTGATACCCCTCTTTCGATGGATTTTACTGGAATGGGGAAGGGTGAGGCATGGGTGAATGGGCAAAGCATCGGTCGATTTTGGCCTGCCTATATTGCACCGAATGAcggttgtactgacccctgcAATTATAGAGGAGGATACAATGCTGAAAAATGTCTCAAAAATTGTGGAAAACCATCCCAGCTGCT ATACCACGTTCCTCGTTCATGGCTGAAATCCAGTGGAAATGTCTTGGTGTTGTTTGAGGAAATGGGCGGGGATCCTACGAAGCTGTCTTTTGCAACAAGAGAGATACAAAGTGTATGCTCAAGAATATCTGATGCTCATCCACTTCCTATTGATATGTGGGCTTCGGAAGACGATGCACGAAAAAAGTCAGGGCCAACTCTATCTCTTGAGTGCCCTCATCCTAATCAAGTCATCTCATCAATCAAATTTGCAAGCTTTGGCACTCCTCAAGGAACATGCGGGAGCTTTATCCATGGTCGATGCAGTAGCAGCAATGCTCTTTCAATTGTAAAGAAG GCTTGCATTGGATCAAAAAGCTGTAGTCTTGGAGTTTCAATAAATGCATTTGGTGATCCATGTAAAGGAGTCGCAAAAAGTTTAGCTGTAGAAGCTTCTTGTACATGA
- the LOC101254662 gene encoding uncharacterized protein: MDKRNLCLIAALLLLSIFSQVTIADQPEGKGKEVNAVATDPGYNVLDPLPGTGQERAFCTVQGVCYYRTLTCPTECPQRKPKQNKKQKGCYIDCSSKCEATCKWRLPRCDGYGALCYDPRFVGGDGVMFYFHGAKETDFAIVSDDNLHINAHLIGTRPQGRKRDYTWVQTLSVMFDTHTLVVGATEVSHWDDKVDALIVQWNGETVNVPTDGDVEWSVNTAERSVVVERTDDLNSVRVTVSGLLQLDVKVVPIGEKENKVHNYQLPADDAFAHLETQFKFFNLSKDVEGILGKTYQPGYVSPVKRGVPMPIMGGEDKYQTPSLHSAICKNCRFQRPSSVASA, from the exons ATGGATAAGAGAAACTTGTGCTTAATAGCAGCTCTGCTCCTCTTATCCATCTTTTCACAAGTAACCATTGCTGATCAACCAGAAGGCAAAGGTAAGGAGGTGAATGCAGTTGCTACGGATCCCGGTTATAATGTGTTGGATCCATTACCAGGTACGGGGCAAGAACGTGCGTTCTGCACCGTTCAGGGAGTTTGTTACTACAGAACTCTTACCTGTCCAACAGAGTGTCCTCAAAGGAAGCCTAAACAGAACAAGAAGCAGAAGGGATGCTATATTGATTGCAGCAGCAAGTGTGAAGCAACTTGCAAGT GGAGACTACCTAGGTGTGATGGTTATGGTGCTCTATGCTACGATCCAAGATTTGTGGGTGGTGACGGGGTGATGTTCTACTTCCACGGAGCAAAGGAAACCGACTTTGCCATTGTTTCAGATGACAACCTCCACATTAATGCACATCTAATAGGGACACGACCACAGGGAAGGAAGCGCGACTATACATGGGTGCAAACATTGTCAGTCATGTTTGACACCCATACATTAGTCGTAGGAGCAACGGAAGTGTCACATTGGGATGATAAGGTTGATGCTCTTATTGTACAGTGGAATGGTGAGACAGTTAATGTCCCAACAGATGGAGATGTAGAATGGAGTGTTAACACTGCTGAGAGATCAGTCGTGGTCGAAAGGACAGATGATCTTAACAGCGTGAGGGTCACAGTTTCTGGACTGTTGCAATTAGATGTGAAGGTAGTCCCCAttggagaaaaagaaaacaaggtTCACAACTATCAGCTACCAGCAGATGATGCTTTTGCTCACTTAGAGACACAATTTAAGTTTTTCAATCTATCTAAAGACGTCGAAGGAATTCTTGGCAAGACTTACCAGCCGGGATATGTTAGTCCAGTCAAGAGAGGGGTGCCGATGCCAATCATGGGCGGAGAAGACAAGTATCAGACACCATCACTCCATTCAGCTATCTGCAAGAATTGCAGGTTCCAAAGACCCTCAAGTGTGGCCTCAGCTTGA
- the LOC101254971 gene encoding probable pyridoxal 5'-phosphate synthase subunit PDX2, whose product MVVGVLALQGSFNEHIAVLKRLGVKGVEVRKPEQLLNVSSLIIPGGESTTMAKLAELHNLFPALREFVQMGKPVWGTCAGLIFLANKATGQKTGGQKLIGGLDCTVHRNFFGSQIQSFETELPIPQVVAEDGGPPSFRAVFIRAPAILDVGPDVEVLSDIPLSAIETLNSNPAIQKEEESTESGKKVIVAVKQGNLLATAFHPELTADTRWHSYFLKMVPEIEGGTSDIVSTSTSNQSFGTRSIIDFPIYQ is encoded by the exons atGGTTGTGGGTGTTCTTGCTTTACAGGGATCTTTCAATGAACACATTGCAG TTTTGAAAAGATTGGGAGTGAAAGGTGTGGAGGTGAGAAAGCCAGAGCAGTTGCTGAATGTTAGCTCCCTAATCATCCCTGGTGGGGAGAGCACCACCATGGCCAAGTTGGCTGAGCTCCACAATTTG TTCCCTGCTTTGCGTGAGTTTGTTCAAATGGGGAAGCCAGTATGGGGGACATGTGCAGGTCTCATTTTCTTGGCAAATAAGGCCACTG GGCAGAAAACCGGAGGACAGAAACTAATTGGAGGCCTTGATTGTACTGTACACCGTAACTTTTTTGGAAGCCAG ATTCAAAGCTTTGAGACAGAACTTCCTATTCCTCAAGTCGTAGCTGAAGATGGTGGTCCTCCAAGTTTTCGTGCTGTTTTCATCCGTGCTCCGGCAATCCTTGATGTAGGACCAGACGTTGAAGTATTGTCAGACATTCCTCTATCAGCCATAGAAACTCTTAATTCCAATCCTGCTATTCAAAAGGAAGAG GAATCTACCGAGTCTGGAAAGAAAGTAATTGTTGCTGTAAAGCAAGGGAACTTACTAGCTACTGCTTTTCATCCCGAATTAACTGCAGATACTCGATG GCACAGTTATTTCTTGAAGATGGTGCCTGAAATCGAAGGAGGAACTTCTGATATTGTGTCAACATCCACCTCAAATCAAAGCTTCGGAACGCGTTCAATTATTGATTTTCCCATATACCAGTag